In a single window of the Debaryomyces hansenii CBS767 chromosome A complete sequence genome:
- a CDS encoding DEHA2A03674p (similar to uniprot|P32945 Saccharomyces cerevisiae YPL179W PPQ1 Putative protein serine/threonine phosphatase) yields MGNSPSKNDPSPTNSSANQTLNQSTSSNGELESDESIPPLSGLSGNKLNGSSKTSAIKIVNKNDNKFNSNYYNTNSNTPSSIYKKNGVQISPKKNSKSNGNHDLALDLEIGVSMAKLLSNSSPSAPGSNKLSLPSQQEYSSSFDSEKSEVSTVSPVFTTLGEYKDEDSLSSLGSSGPNDNFGVVKGDLDLDTIVEISLESTPEPRKVPDKSIDQPKKHLDTQISSTSSTSSLQSPVENSNVKRPQVNVDEIIDRLLEIGLKRPNNSSANSSRKNKDKLPLTSQEIKYVLNKSRSIFLDQPTLLRLSPPVKIVGDIHGQFHDLIRIFNSCGYPPYTNYLFLGDYVDRGYKSLETILLLLCYKIKYPENFFMLRGNHESANITKIYGFYDECKRRLPSISGNHKLWKTFVDVFNALPIAATINDKIFCIHGGLSPDLADLKQIENIKRPTDIPDNGLLADLLWSDPDPSIKNFSPTNWPKNDRGVSYCFGKKHVDYFCLKFKMDLIVRGHMVVEDGYEFFDKRKLVTVFSAPNYCGEFDNYGAIMSVDKSLCCSFELIKPQ; encoded by the coding sequence ATGGGAAATAGCCCGTCTAAAAATGATCCTCTGCCGACTAATTCATCTGCTAATCAAACATTAAATCAATCAACAAGCTCCAATGGGGAGTTAGAATCAGATGAATCCATACCCCCGCTATCGGGTTTATCtggtaataaattaaatggAAGTTCCAAAACTTCCGCCATCAAAATTGTTAATAAAAACGAtaacaaattcaattccaattattataatacCAATAGCAACACCCCATCCAGCATTTATAAGAAAAACGGCGTACAAATATCACCTAAGAAGAATAGTAAGTCGAATGGGAATCATGATTTAGCACTAGACTTGGAAATAGGGGTATCTATGGCGAAATTGTTGAGCAATAGCTCACCATCTGCGCCAGGCAGTAACAAGTTGTCATTACCTTCTCAGCAAGAATATAGTTCATCATTTGATAGCGAAAAGTCCGAGGTCTCAACAGTATCTCCTGTGTTTACCACGTTGGGTGAATACAAGGACGAAGATCTGTTACTGTCTTTGGGATCTTCAGGGCCAAATGATAACTTTGGTGTTGTCAAGGGCGACTTAGACTTAGATACAATTGTGGAAATATCATTGGAATCAACTCCTGAACCCCGGAAAGTTCCTGATAAAAGTATCGACCAACCTAAAAAACACTTAGATACGCAGATTAGCCTGACTAGCTCTACTTCTTCATTACAATCACCAGTGGAAAATTCAAACGTCAAGAGACCTCAAGTCAATGTTGACGAGATTATCGACagattattagaaattggTTTGAAAAGACCAAATAATTCGTCGGCGAATTCGTCACGTAAGAATAAGGACAAGTTACCGTTGACTTCTCAGGAAATCAAGTACGTTTTGAATAAGTCTCGTTCAATTTTCTTAGATCAACCAACACTTTTAAGATTGTCACCGCCTGTAAAAATTGTTGGTGATATCCATGGTCAATTTCATGATCTAATCAGAATTTTTAATAGCTGTGGTTATCCTCCTTatacaaattatttattcttaGGTGATTATGTTGATCGTGGATATAAATCTTTAGAAACCATTTTGCTTTTATTGTGCTACAAAATAAAGTACCCTGAAAACTTCTTCATGTTGAGAGGTAATCATGAGTCTGCAAACATTACTAAAATTTATGGGTTTTATGATGAGTGCAAGAGAAGGTTACCTAGCATTTCAGGCAATCATAAACTATGGAAAACTTTCGTTGATGTCTTCAACGCTTTGCCAATAGCGGCCACcattaatgataaaatattttgcattcaTGGTGGTCTATCTCCAGACTTAGCTGATTTGaagcaaattgaaaatattaaaagaCCAACTGATATCCCTGATAATGGGTTATTGGCTGATTTATTATGGTCTGATCCTGATCCTCTGATTAAGAATTTTTCCCCAACTAACTGGCCCAAAAATGACCGAGGGGTTTCTTACTGTTTTGGAAAAAAGCATGTCGATTACTTCtgtttgaaatttaaaatGGATTTGATTGTGAGAGGTCATATGGTGGTTGAAGACGGCTACGAATTCTTTgataaaagaaaattggtCACTGTTTTCCTGGCTCCTAATTATTGTGGTGAGTTTGATAATTATGGAGCCATTATGAGTGTTGATAAATCACTATGTTGTTCTTTTGAGTTGATTAAACCacaataa